Below is a window of Corvus cornix cornix isolate S_Up_H32 chromosome 10, ASM73873v5, whole genome shotgun sequence DNA.
AATCCCAAGGTAGAAAGAAGGTTACAGAATGAAATCTGAAACTAGTGGGGAAACAGTCAAAGTAGTAAAATTGAATTGGAGCGTTGGTCCAAAATGTGCAAGAAATGACAGATAATACTggtaaaacaaaccaaagggACTGTGTTCTATTATGAAGACTGAAACAAGtccatacattttttaaattctttttggACACTGAAATGAGAAAGGCAGCTATAGGAAAGTGTTAGTAATGATAGAAAGGTGATGGCCCTACAGGACTATAACCATAGTACAAATTTTGGTAACAGCTACTGAATATCTGTTTTGAAAACGAAGTGCACTCAAGCCAAGTAAAACAAGGAGCCGGTATGTTTTTCCAAAGACCAAAGCTACAGCAATTCCACCAACACATACATCTTTTCTATCCTAGCTTTGTAGGGTGAAGAATGCTGAGTGCAGCTTGGCGTTTGGTAGAATAAATCTATTGCCCCCTCCAAGTCATAAGGGATGTTATCCCTGTAGGctaacaagaaacaaaaatacttctgtgatACCTTTCCACACCCCAGTCATGACAGGAGACACATAAATTATCTTAACTCCAGCGTGACATGTGCCCTAAACCATAAATATTTGTCAGTTGACAGCGTTCTTGCTCATTATTTCCTGATTCCTATTGGTTCTAATTTTGGGTGCAAGATCATCCTCTTCTGACTGAAAAGAGAGCATGTTCTTTATCTGCAAGCAAAACAGCCTCAAGCGAGAATGCACCGATGGGATGAGTTTTCTGTAACAATGCCATGAGCTGGCTACGCCAGGGAGTTACATAACAAGGGCCACAGCATTCCATAACAAAACAGATGTCAGTCCTTGTGTATGGAGGAGAACAAATCCATTTCCCTCTGATGTGGCACCCTCTATGTGGAATTAATTTGTATTCTGACTGGGGATGCTGTTTTGGTTTCCTATTCCCTGGCAAAGGTGGTTAATTCAGGCAATTCAGAGAAATCTGCTGCAAATCTGGAAGTACTTTGAATTTTGATAGGCTTCTCCACACTAAATAGCAATCTCATAGTATTGTTCCATTGGCCTCATTCATAGGAGTAGCCATATGATCTTTGGGAAGCTTATGCACATATATTAAAGATAGCAAAATTTAGTATTTACATCTGGAAGTAATCCTGTCTTGGCTTGGGGTATCTGTGTGGATCACTGGAGTGACATAAAACCCTCCTGCCAAAACCCTCTTTGCTGTGAACCACGCAAGTGTGCACTCAGATTCATCCTCGGAAACCTGCTGAGCAGCCAGAACAGACCTACTAAATATGACTGATCAGGCTTAATGCCTTTGTAGGATTACCCAGAACTATCCTCATTATTACCCCAAAATGAAGTAGGTGCTTATCAAAAGCCTGGATACCACAGCACCCTCAGTGATGATGTAATGCTGATATATGCAGTCTTAAAAGTTCACATCCCAGAAGGGTCCTCAAAAGCATCTGAAATcctgtaaaaatacatttaacagTTCCAGTCTCCTAATTCCAAAGCATAGCCTCACTCTTCGTGCTTTTGAAATGGATCCTTTGCCAAAGAGCAAAGGCTGCCCTTCTGTGAGCAATACTTGCTCTTACGCACAACTGCTTCCTTAAAATCCCTGTTACCAGCTCCTCCACAAGATGTTGCTGATGGGATCAACTGTTCTCCTGAACCTCTCTTCTTGCTGTGGGAAGGATCAGAGATTGATCCAGTGAGCACACAGCCCATTCCAATAGCCACATCCCTTCTATGTTCTTACTGGACACTCAGGAAAATattgtttctcttaaaaattaactgtttactactactactaccTTTTTGGTGAATAAGCCAATTTTCCTTGAAGCCCTCCTAAATCCAGTGATAAATCTTGGTAAAACTCTGCAAATCTCTATATCTGCTGGTTTAAAAAGAGTATTTGTCCTGAATTGCCTCTTTTATAATATGAAGATATAATTTTCCAACAACATGAGGAATACCCCATTGTTTTTGCATGGACCCAATTTCTCATCACAGCACAAGACTCTCACACAAGGCCTTCATCAGCATTGCATTCATCATCCATGGAATTTTTGCTTCTCAGCAGGTACTCCTCAAGTGTTCAGGGAAAAGGGGATCAAATGGATCTGAAAGTACAGGCAAACCTGTCAATTCAGGGTCATGGAGAAAAGCTTCAGAGCTCTTCCAGACACCATCACATGGCCCAACATGGTTGTCTAGCACTAGAAAGACAGCTTGTCTTTTAGAAACCTGTCTCACTAAGTTTTTCATGGTTCTCATAACTTCATTCACCTGAAATACCCTCTTAAAATATGCACGAAAGCTCTGCCAGCAACACTTTTAACTCTGGAAGTGCAGGACATTCTcactaaaagaaaacaccaccAGGTATTTACTCTGCATTTGCTGACAGATCACACTGAGTTAGCACAGTGTGTTAGTGCTGCAGCACCACATGGGACCTTCAGAATCCCAGATCCcctgatttatttattccatACTACAGATTGATTGTCCCACCTAATAACCCTTGATCCAGCCGTGTTTCCGTGTCTCCTCCAGAAGGTCCTGTCTGCAGCTTGGCAGCAAAATAACCTATCAGGGCAGTCCACCATCAAGGTCAAAGTCCCCAGTTAATAGGGCACAAATATAAATTGAGTGACAACATTCATAGTAATTAAACTGTTAGTGCAAAGAACAGGTCACATTTCCAACTGCTTCTGGGAACTGTGTCTGCTATCAGGAGATGAGGATCAGATCTCCCAGTGCAGCTTTTTATCCTGCCACTGACCATGTGGTCTTTGGAAATCTGTCATTTAAtctgtctctctccctctctgctttaGTTTCATCATCTGTGAAACTAAGACATTCCTATTTAGTGCTTTCATTTATGTTTTGGAACTTTCTTGAAAGCTTTAAGAAGGTATCTACAGggttagaaaaaaaccaacccaaaacaacaaaaagcctgaaccaaacacacaaacaaaaccccacgAACCAGCCACACAAAACACCTTTGTTTGCAATGTGCTTGCAGTCTGGCTGGGGCAACTGAAAACTTCTGGTTTCCTTTCTGCACCAACACAAGCAGTTCACAAAATTAACACACACAGCTGGCTTCCCAGCAACCCAAATCAGTGAGAACTCAGGCAAAATCAGTGATATTTTCTGGAGTTTTCTAGATGCTCAAGCTGTTTCCAACATGCAGTGAGATACCCAGCACCAACCTGAGCACAGTGCTGTGCAAATCACTTCTCTTTGGGCTGGAACACCAGTGGACCAGGACTATGACCAGAGCTCACCAACAGCTCAAGGTCAGCAGCTGATAATGCTggatttcttctcctttctagAAGAACTTCCTAAAAAAGAATCTTCATGTATTCTTTTGAACCACTTTTCCCACAAAACAGTCCTCCAAaacttttctcctcctttgaaatttcctttcctgtttcaaCTACAAAAGACAGGCACTTGTGTACTGAACCTACTCACCAGTGTGAGCTCTAGTTTCCAGGTGCAGTTACCCTTCTCTAACCATTTTCAGTCTCCCACCTTAAATGCAAAATTGGTTCTGGTTAAAGCTGAGACAAGGAacaaccttttttattttgctccATGTTTACACAGCATCTGGTCTATCAGGGTGTAAGCCCATGGCTGGGAGTTTTAGACAACACAGTAATACACATTATTGACAACACACTGAAATTGCTTCAGACATAGAGAACCATCTTCCTTTGACACCAGTTCTCAGCCCTTTGCTATTGGCCAGCTTCAGTTTTGTCCTGCacaaaagtatttctgtgtgtttcagCCATGACAACTGGTGACAACAGAATGTCTTGACCCAGAGAGCACGAGAGGAGAACAGCATTACAGCTGGCTTTGGGTCTCCATGTTCTGCACCAAAGTTAGGGGTAGTCAAGTCCTCTAAGCCTCACAGTTGAAAAGAAGGAATCtcattaaatgtaaaaattaaaaatgctttggaaaagaaaatgctaattGTGAACCAGCTGGGGTTTTCTTGTGTGGAGGCTCAGGCACAGTACAGCATTCTTCAGCGAGATGATGCAATGGGCTCTCAAAGACTGTCAGCGCCCACAGGAAAAAAGGCTGGCACTGTTCTCCAAATGTGTTTACTTCCCTGCAGGCATTGTTTCCTTGCTTGTGTCAAATAGTTTATTGAGCACAGCTAATCAATGCTTCCGCTGACAAGAAAATTGGAACAGTTTATATAGGAAGCGAGTGTTGAAGGGCAAATTTCCCAGAACTGTGGGCCTCATCTGCAGGGCTATCCTGAGTGAGAAATGAGAACCTGAGAAGACAATGACACTGAATACAGTTACAGGTTTCTTGGGCTAATCAGACACCTCCACATTTGCCTGCTCCCCCTAAAAAACTTCATGTGTACCATCCTTTGGTAGCAGCTTACTCAAATGGAACACAGATTTTCAACCaccattttcctcttctgggaCAAAGCTTTCCACCTCAGATGAATTCCTTCTGCATCctgccactgcagctgcttACCTTCTACTGAGGCCAATGCCTTGTTTGTTAGCCCTGTTCCACTGACAAAATCATTTCAAGTCACTTCCATGGGACATTTATTCTCCAGACCATCTTCCAACCACCTGGCCAACCTGCTACTTTGAAGGGTGCCTGTGTTCCATTCACCTCAATTCTGGGCATAATTGTTTTCTTAGGGAGAATTGGTCCTGTGTGGAAATTCAACTGTACATAATTGACAGAGAAGTAACATCTCAGTGACATTTCCTTTTACTAGAGAAACATTCTAGACCAAAAAATTAGATTAAACTCATTCTAAATGCGACTTCCTCATATTGACAGTGACCTTCAGCATAGGTTACCTGAACCTGGTCAAGCCAGCAGATCTCATGTCCCTGGAGTGAAAAAGTCATGCTTAACGTGAATTCTCATTGTTTTTGTCTCTTGGCAGTGCACTTTTTCTACCAGATCTTTCAGAGAAACAGCTCTCACCTACAGCAAATGCTTTCATGTGTGGAGCTTTTCTGAGAAACGCTGTCTCATGGTTCCCCAGGGACCAGTCCCTAAGCAATAACCCTCCCACCCACTGGAGACTGAGCATCTCTTTGGAAAACACAACAATGGCTCCACACGAACGGACGTGACATTAGGAAACTGTTTAGTACATTTTAGTCTCTTCCAGTTAAAAGAGAGGGATCAACCACAAAACAAATTTCATTGCAGACCAATGTTCAGGAACCATGGGCTTAGGTGTAGCTCTTTCAGGTGTTTTCTCAGTTGAATCAGCCCAGTTTCTTTATCACAGTCAGAAATCCAATGCTCCTTCAAGTCCTCAGTAGCTTTTTTGTAAACACAGGAGCTGTCCAAGAGAGGCCTTGGTGAAAACATCAATCTCCAGATCATGCAGCTGCCAGTGGTTTACCAAAAAGCCAAGGAGCAAGTCTGCAAGATATGGACAACTCTTCAGCCACTGGTGGGTAATGACAATGTTACACaatttcctcccctcccctgaATACAATGAAAAAATCTAAGAGAGTATTGCAAAACATCAAACAACTCTGGAAAGTGACTATTGAAACTGTGATCAGGGTTCCAAGCTGAAATTTGGAGCACACACTAATTAGTATGCTGGTTTAACCCCATGCTATTTAAACAGCATAACTGATGCTgaacaaaggcaaagaaaaaatcTACCATAAACTGCAAAAaaggtgctgcagctctgactAGACACAACAAAAGCTACAGCCTAATTTGGTTCTCATTTATAATCCCTTATCGAAGTTTTCTTTAGACATGAGCAAGACTCTCCACCTTGAAGCCAGTAATTCACATAATGCTTGGCCCTTTTGCAtcacatgtttttaaaaaacagatctCATTTTAAATTTCCTGTTACTCACTCTGGTGGGAAAAACCAGCTTACAGTTCACGTTGGGCTGGCTTCATCCGCCACAGCGCTCATCATCCTGGAGCAGTGTGGGAAGAACAAAGGCTACCAGGAGAGGGATGCTTGTGGTTTTCACCCAGAAGGTGCCTGCTGCGTGCTAGATGGCCCAGAAAAGATTGAATCTATAATTAATATGAAGACTCTCTGGAAAAACATCTCAGTGGAAGGGATTGATATCATCCTGTCCAGAGACGCGGGAAGGTAAAGATCGTGTATCAGGGGCTCACAGAAACAGCTCAATCCACTCATTTAACCTTGGGGAATCTTTGCCCTGACCTTCTGTCCAACCAAAATCACTCTGAAGCAAAGTCTTCAGAGGCACAAGTATGAGACTGGgatgaatttaaattttatgtaaaGCAGCCGTCATGAAAAACTACAGccagtaaatatttttccatagaTTTGtaaattccaaacaaaacaagttCCAACACAGCACACCCTATGATGAACAACCCCAGTAAACCTCAGCTATTAAGAGAGTCTGAAAGCAACACCGACTAGTAGCAGATCTTAATCTATTTTTCTCAACTGGGAGGGATACAAAATGTAAATAGATACACAGGAGAACAGCAATTACAGGTACTGTTAGAACCAGGTCTGTGATTTCATTATGTGTTCCAGTAGAACTTGAAGCAATTTTCTACTATGCTAATCTTcattggaaaggaaaacaaaatcgaaatttttattttattttaaataagaagcAGCTAGTCTTAGCCCTTAAATTCAGGATTTGCACCTGCATTTTAAGAGGTAGAATGataagaaaaaaccccttcagACAGGGAGATTTTATGACTTAGGCATAAACTGTGTTACATGGCTGTAGTTTCCAGCAGGGTGTGTTACCCTTCCCACCCCACAAGAATGCCTGTcttgtgatatttttttttatttaaagttcttTGTGGGTGGGTGTCTGAGAAACCAAACCATCAGATAAGCAACATTTGTTTCACAAACTTggtttatttcagcatttcctttaTTCACTAAGCAAATATGTTCTTAATAATTTCATAAACCAGATCTGGTTTGGCTACttagaatatttaaatttaatcaaAGTTTACTGAGCCCTTAATTTaggtttcttgttttgttttgttcttaataTTGCAGGTACATCTGTGATTACACCTACTACACTTCTCTGTATAATGGCAATGGAAGAGCTGCTTTCATCCATGTCCCTCCATTATCTGAATCGGTAACAGCAGAATTTCTAGGAAAAGCATTACAGACCATTATCTTAGCAATGTTGGAACAGTGTGTGGAACAAAGAGAGATGGatcatgtaagaaaaaaataatgatttcttAGAATGTAATTCCTTAcctctgaaatgaaacagatctaaagattattaaaaacccccacacaaAGGATTTTATAGCCCatgttattttcagtgaaatttccTTGCAAAACCCAACCAACCGTTTGCATCTCTTAGAAGAGgcttgagggaaaaaacccaaatgattGGCAGTTCATATTGCTAACAATAAAGTTGTTCAGATTTCAGAAAGTGTGAAACTGAATTGACAACCTTTTACATGCTTAATTCTGGTTCTGTTGGTTAGGAAGACATTAATAAAGACTTGCTGACCCCAGATGGATGTTCACAGCTCTAAGGATTCAGCACAGAATGGATGTTAACAGAGATCCCCCTCAGCCCCTGTCTGAGTCCAGAGAGTTCAGCCCACAAAAAACATGGGTATGGGAGACACCAAAACACACTTGGGGATTCTGGTATGTGAAGTTTTACAATTCTCTTTTACTGGCCTGCTGTAGATGCCACTTTCCACATCAGCAATGGGCTCTGACCCAGAGTGACTTCAGAGTACAGAGAAAACTGGAATCCAGCTGGATCTATAATGCTCTTGGTAATGGGTTTCAACCCAAAACCACCACTTTCCCCAAGTTCTCAGTGCCTGTCCCAAGAAAACACCATAGCCCTTCCACAGAGCACAGCCCAAAGGCACATCCAACAGCTAACCTGTCCCAAGAGAGGCAATCCTGAAGCACTGCACTGTGGGAAGGGTCAGGGCATGTGATGGTAGCTACAGAATGGGAACCAAAGGAGATCCCACATTGTAAAACATGGGATCAGGCTCCTCCACATCCCAAACAGCACCATACAGAAGTGCTGGGTACCACAGAGGGTCACAGCACTGCCCTTTAGCACACAGAGAACGTCCACACTCTCTGTAATCCTGCTGCCAGAACACAAGGAGAAGATGAAATCAGTCAGaagaacagcacagcagcagcttaaTCTGGACACCTGGGATTTCTTGAGGGAAACAAAAGCCTGTTCCTCAAGCACCATCAGTAAAAAGGACAAGAGACAAACacaacagcacaggcagctgatGGGGCTTTGGGCCACCATCGAGCCTTGCTTCAGTCAACACATTGAAGACAAAGTCTGAGGATCTGGCAACACCAAGATAAGGCTGATTTTCTTGCCTGTCTTTTCCAGTGTTACAGAAAGCTGATAACCAGGTGCTGTCTGGCTGAATGCCTCACATGGGGATTGCTGTGCAGGTAAATAAGTAACTAACAATGCTCACCTTATTCACAGGAACCGCTTTGTGCAAAACTGCTGAAATCTCAGCCAGAAAGGATCCAAAAGCTCGGTGTCTCTggatgaaaatgcttttgatttCAACCAAACAATGGCAGTACTGACCCCTTTTGAGAGCAGCTCAATTAAATGCAGCCAGAAAGGgcagaggaaaaccagagcAGCTTTACTCTGAGTTTTCTAACCTGTGCTTGCTTTGCATAAGGAGCAACAAAATCACAAACAGGCAAATGCATACAGAATTCTTTTATTTAACTTAAATCATGTAGTACTGAAACTACTAGAAAAAAGCAGAGTAAGAGAAACTAAAGGAGCCTTAGCTTCAGCCATTCAAAATAGACaaagtttcttcttttcataATGTAAAGAATCCCGAGTATATCGCAGTAACAGGAATAAATTCTTACAACAGAATatacaaaaacattttgaaattttttaatctactgattcattttaatataaacacAGGAATTTCTTTAGGAATAATTTATACACAGCAAGTCTTTTTATGTAATAAATTGGCCATGTTATTGtttaattttatcttaaaaaaatttaaacaagaaaaattggaaaatgtatttgcaaCTGCATCCATTCCTTAGCACTTTCTAGTTTTGCTTTTGTCCCAGAGGTAGACAAACTCTGGCCAATCCTTTCATCTCAAACCTCACTggttcagaaaacagaagaagtgaaaggtgtccctgtccatagcAGAGGGGTTGGATCTTCAATATTcttaaataacaataaatagGGACCCTGCCTTGCTCATTTCAACAAAGCTTCCAATGGTACTCAACAGCTTTAGAGGCCGCATACAAACATTTAAAGAGATAAGAAATTTGCAAAGAGTTCTTTAATAGCAGTTACGAAAACcatcttccctctttcccttaTGCAGTCGCATCCTTCAAAGCACAAGGCCCCCGTGGCACAGGTGCTGAGCGGCCCCAGagagcctggggagcagcaaaCCCTGCTCTGTTTCCCTGACCAGTGAGGTTCTTGTAATCCATGAAGGTAACTGCCCTAGACAGTGAAGTGAAATGACCAGGTAAGATGATCCCACCCCAACCAGAGGGCTCTGGAAGACCAGGATACTGAAGATACAGAACATTTTCCCAACTCCTTTTCTCACTCGCTGTATACTGGGTCACAAAGCTTGGGCGGGACGGGGGAGAGGGACAAGCCATGAATTGGACAAGTCAGCAATTCCTTTTTGGCATATTGTAAAGCTAACTAGTAACTGGTACCATGGAAAAACTGATCACAGACAGACACacccacacacagacacagaaaagtgcctttaaattatattttaggCATTTATAAACTacaaacattttataaaattattctaTGTACTTACAAAATgcaatgaaacatttaattagTTCTTGTAAACCAGATCTTTGTCAACTGACTACCCGTAATCTACTGGACTTAAAGCCCTATTGAAAATGCTAATTAATGGTTACTAATCAACGGAACGCATACccaaaaaaaatatatgagcACACAcgcatatgcacacacacaaactaGTGAAGTCCTAAGGTACTTGCAAAACAGGCCGACTGTAGGTGAGACAGATCCGCACAGGCCGATGACCAACCACTGTCACGTTTCTGGTAAGGAATTTACCGCTCCAGCTGCAAAGTCCAGAGATTTATTCACAAGTACCAACGATGAGAATTGTGACACCTGAGCGCTGATGCTGTCCCACAGATTAAGCTCAGGATACTACCTCAAACTTCTGCCAAGCCCTGTGTCTCTGTAAATCCCCATTGCTGCATCCTTTGTTTTCAGGTGTCTCCCCACAAACTCCTCCATGCTGACTGACCCGGCTGCTCCATGTCAGAGGCTGTTCAGCACCTCTGAGCAACCAGTTCTGAACCGAGGTGTCCTTCGAAGCCCTCCTGCCTACTTGAGTTCTGTATCTTCAGCACCCCTGGCCACTTGTGTTGTTTCTACACACCATTCTTCAATCCTTGTCTGCACATCTACTCACGGGTTAAGTTGCAATATCTGGCTTTATCACTGGTTAGTAAGGAGTGGATCCCTTGCACCTTCCTCCACTGTTGTTCAGCCCAGTGATTGAATACACGGGTGACAAACAAAATAACAGGAAACAAGTGTTACTTGTACTAATGGAATGAAAAGggtttaaatatatatatctatattatAGATATACATATGcagatatatatatgtatatatagatatatatgtatgGAGTTACACCAATAATAGGAGTGTTCACTTAGACTTGGATTGTACCGAACacccctcagcagctcccagagggCCTGACAGCAGCTCCCTCTGGTCACCAGTTGTCCTGGGCAAACTGggctttctttcctttaaaaaaccaaGAGGAGCATCAGTGCGGCCACACCTGGAACCACACAGTACTTGGCACCAGCTAGGAGGAGCAGGGGCGTAATACAGGGTGGCTCCACACTTTGCACCGcgctcagctgctgcctctggttTATCATCCCCCCAAGGAGCACCTGATTTAGTGCcacagctgtgtttgcacaggaaTCGTGTTCCCTTGCAACCAAACCACCTCCTCTGCCACGGGCACTCTGAAATGCCAGTGAGGAGTGACCCGGAGCCGAGCCCTGCAATCCCAGCCGCCTGCTCCCCTTGGCAACGCCAACTCGTTATCCCACTGCATTGAAACATCATGGTGCCATTCGTCAAAATGCTGGTTTTCAGAGCTGGGTGGGCTTTTGTGTTTAATTTATAAACAAACTGGATTACTTTAACTTTATTCAAACATAGCTGAAGTTCTAAATAAATTTTCCATACCAGACAAGCCAGTGGTCTCAGGGAAGAACAACATTACAAACCATATTATGACTCTATCAAGCCAACATTAATTCTCAGTTGTTCACATGCACAAACAACTCGATTTACTGTCCAAGGGAAGTCTGCATGAAAACCCATGTGAATAAAGCTAttcaaaatgcacaaaacacaacaaaaaaagctatGGAAACAAACAGAACGAAAAAAGGAATTAAGCTTGAATTGCAAACACAGAACGCAATGGTATCATGAAGGTGGTTTGGTCCAGGAGAGCTGACTGCCATCACGCACACGGATGCGAGGCCTCGTGGCTGTCTTCTACTGAAGTGTTTTTTGAAATGCTTCTCGTGATGCTACGTCATTAGTGTTTCTTCCTAATGCATTGTAAAACCACCTATGTACAATTCTACAAACCAGTAACTTGGACAGTTTTAACAAAACCCTCCTAGCCAGCTGAAAGATCTGAGGATCTCCAGTTGTGGTAATCAATATGTGCAAGGAAGGGGAACAGCCACTGCACCCAAAGGTCACTGGAACATCAtcaaacatggaaaacaaaaccaatctaGTGAAAACTTCCAATTTTGCTGGTTTCTCAGGACTAGGGAGAAATGCTCCCTCCAAAGACAAACTGTAGTAATTAACCACAGTGCTGTGTGTCCAAGAGGCCGCGTACAACTCCAAGTAGCCAAGCACCACATTACTCAGATACCACAACCAACACCTGCACAaacagctgccagagctggaaaaaaggaaacattatACATCAAGTTGATGGCAAGCTCCTGTTAGTCCTGTGTGCTTGTAAACCAGTTACACGCCGTCAGAGGGCAATTAAAATTTGATGGCTGGTCCATCAGAATCCACAGCTACAATGCGTATaaacaggggaagaaaagggaacTGACTTTTTACTGGcacattaaaagaaatcagTTCAATGTtagttttgaaggaaaaaaaaaaaaaaaaatcagtgctctcatcaaacagaagcagcaaagacCAAAGCTGTAAATTTGATGTAGCATTATCATCGGCAGCCTGTGACAGGTTTTGGTCAAGAAAGCAATGCCATCATGTATGAgccaatttatttttgtgttctgaTTCAGCCAAGTATCTTTCTGATGCTTGTGACATCTGAGCAAGAACTGGCAGGAATGACTTAGCCCATTCTACAGGACAAACAGAAAGACCATTCCCTTTAGTATTTCTTCTAGACCTTCAAACATTGtaaacatttgctttctgtaaCAGATTTCAGGAAATACTCACAATTTGAAGTTCCCATATCAGGTCAGCTGCGTTTCCACTCATCCAAACAtgcagcattttgctgctgaCCCAAGGGCTGCTGTGACAGCACATTAGAAAGCCTCTGTGTTTCCTTAAAGAATGGTCACCCTAAGTCAGACAACTCTTGGATTTCTCCTCACAAcaacaaatctgaaaaaattgGGAGAAACCCCTTGGAATTGAGGCAAATATTCTGAGGTGACCCTCTGTGACAGGCAGTGACTCTTCCCCTCCAGAACCTAGAGCATGTGGTATATGGAGTGAGAGGTTACCAGTATCAACGGCATTTATTGGCTGCTGAGAAATGtgagatgtattttttttatatacacacatataaaaaaataagagtgaGGTAgataaatgtttgaaaaaaaaaatcaaaaactgtCCCCCTGTCATACTCTAAAACCCTTATCTCAGTATTTAAATTCATTATGGGGCATCTCTACAGTGATTTAAACTGatatcacaaaaataaataaaaaatcctaCATAGAATACCTTCTTAATtaacttttttgtctttttcattttcaaaagggAGAAATAACTATGGGACAGAGGCAAGAGAAGATAATGGGACCTAAACTACACAAGCAAAAAGCActacaaacttttaaaaatctccagTCAAAACTAGCA
It encodes the following:
- the PGPEP1L gene encoding pyroglutamyl-peptidase 1-like protein, translated to MDSDSNTVVVTGFGPFRQYLLNSSWEAVKELSKRGLGENINLQIMQLPVVYQKAKEQVCKIWTTLQPLLTVHVGLASSATALIILEQCGKNKGYQERDACGFHPEGACCVLDGPEKIESIINMKTLWKNISVEGIDIILSRDAGRYICDYTYYTSLYNGNGRAAFIHVPPLSESVTAEFLGKALQTIILAMLEQCVEQREMDHVRKK